One segment of Castanea sativa cultivar Marrone di Chiusa Pesio chromosome 3, ASM4071231v1 DNA contains the following:
- the LOC142627437 gene encoding uncharacterized protein LOC142627437 isoform X1, giving the protein MAHTNKEVVGVDNTFRRKFDREEYLERARERERKEEESRSKSKSKGPPVQRKPLKHRDYEVDLESRLGKTQVVTPVAPLSQQAGYYCSVCECVVKDSANFLDHINGKKHQRALGMSMRVERASVDQVKQRFEVLKKRRVPGSFTEQDLDERILKQQQEEEERKRQRREKKKEKKKEKLAEEETEMDPDVAEMMGFGGFRSSKK; this is encoded by the exons atggctCACACCAACAAAGAG GTTGTTGGGGTTGATAACACATTTAGAAGGAAATTTGATCGGGAAGAGTATTTGGAACGAGCTCGAGAGCGTGAAAGAAag GAGGAAGAGTCAAGGTCTAAGTCCAAAT CAAAAGGTCCTCCAGTGCAGAGGAAGCCTTTGAAACATAGGGATTATGAAGTTGACCTTGAATCTCGGTTGGGAAAAACTCAG GTTGTTACTCCAGTGGCACCTTTAAGTCAGCAG GCTGGATATTATTGTTCAGTTTGTGAGTGTGTAGTGAAGGATTCTGCAAATTTCTTGGATCATATCAATGGAAAGAAAC ATCAAAGAGCGTTGGGTATGTCTATGCGGGTAGAACGGGCATCTGTTGACCAG GTCAAACAGCGATTTGAAGTCCTTAAGAAGCGGAGAGTTCCTGGAAGCTTCACAGAGCAag aTCTTGATGAGCGGATCTTAAAGCAGCAACAAGAAGAGGAGGAACGGAAGCGCCAACGTCgcgaaaagaaaaaagagaagaag AAAGAGAAGTTGGCAGAAGAGGAAACTGAAATGGATCCTGATGTCGCGGAAATGATGGGATTTGGGGGTTTCCGTTCATCCAAGAAGTGA
- the LOC142627437 gene encoding uncharacterized protein LOC142627437 isoform X2: protein MHQPSNTVHDISNRIPQERLSLELILLVLGDSDTIVISRSSSQKVVTPVAPLSQQAGYYCSVCECVVKDSANFLDHINGKKHQRALGMSMRVERASVDQVKQRFEVLKKRRVPGSFTEQDLDERILKQQQEEEERKRQRREKKKEKKKEKLAEEETEMDPDVAEMMGFGGFRSSKK from the exons ATGCACCAACCTAGTAACACTGTCCATGATATTTCAAACCGGATTCCTCAAGAACGACTAAGTTTGGAATTGATTCTGCTGGTACTAGGAGATTCAGACACTATTGTAATTAGTAGGTCTTCTAGCCAAAAA GTTGTTACTCCAGTGGCACCTTTAAGTCAGCAG GCTGGATATTATTGTTCAGTTTGTGAGTGTGTAGTGAAGGATTCTGCAAATTTCTTGGATCATATCAATGGAAAGAAAC ATCAAAGAGCGTTGGGTATGTCTATGCGGGTAGAACGGGCATCTGTTGACCAG GTCAAACAGCGATTTGAAGTCCTTAAGAAGCGGAGAGTTCCTGGAAGCTTCACAGAGCAag aTCTTGATGAGCGGATCTTAAAGCAGCAACAAGAAGAGGAGGAACGGAAGCGCCAACGTCgcgaaaagaaaaaagagaagaag AAAGAGAAGTTGGCAGAAGAGGAAACTGAAATGGATCCTGATGTCGCGGAAATGATGGGATTTGGGGGTTTCCGTTCATCCAAGAAGTGA
- the LOC142629693 gene encoding pentatricopeptide repeat-containing protein At1g09190, with the protein MSKALLKVERRVLRLLHGHKTRTRLPEIHAHFLRHGLDQLNQVLAHFVSVCGSLHKMAYANRIFCRTHNPNIILFNSMIKGYSLCGPFEQSLHLFSLLRSRGIRPDEYTFAPLLKACSGLCDCKLGKCVHAEVIRIGFERFGSIRIGIVELYVACERMEDARKVFDEMSYRDVVVWNLMIRGFCELGEADLGLHLFRQMNERSVVSWNSMISCLAKSGRDREALELFCEMRDQDFELDEATVVIVLPVCARLGAVDVGQWIHSYSGSRGLLRDAISVGNSLVDFYSKCGNLEVARSLFNEMPRKNVVSWNAMISGLAFNGEGEVGVKLFEEMINKDTSPNDATFVGVLACCAHAGLVERGRELFASMSEKHQIQPKLEHYGCMVDLLGRSGLVREAHGLIRNMPMKPNAALWGALLGACRTHGDVEVAELSVKELINIEPWNSGNYVLLSNIYAEEGRWDEVAMLRVLMKEKCVKKAPGQSMIE; encoded by the coding sequence ATGAGCAAAGCTCTCCTCAAGGTTGAGCGGCGAGTCCTCCGCCTCCTCCACGGCCACAAAACCCGAACCCGACTCCCCGAAATCCATGCTCATTTCCTCCGCCACGGCCTCGACCAGTTAAACCAAGTCCTTGCCCACTTCGTCTCCGTTTGCGGGTCCCTTCACAAAATGGCCTACGCAAATCGCATCTTTTGCCGAACCCATAACCCAAATATCATACTTTTCAATTCTATGATTAAAGGGTACTCGCTTTGTGGACCCTTTGAGCAGTCCCTCCATTTGTTTTCCCTTTTGAGAAGCCGTGGCATTCGGCCTGATGAATACACGTTTGCGCCTTTGCTTAAGGCGTGTTCGGGTCTTTGCGATTGTAAACTCGGTAAATGTGTTCATGCGGAGGTAATTAGGATTGGGTTTGAGCGTTTTGGTTCTATACGGATTGGGATTGTTGAGTTGTATGTGGcttgtgagagaatggaggaTGCTAGGAAGGTGTTCGATGAAATGTCTTATAGAGATGTGGTTGTTTGGAATTTGATGATTCGGGGGTTTTGCGAGTTGGGTGAGGCTGATTTGGGATTGCATTTGTTTAGGCAGATGAATGAGAGGAGTGTTGTTTCTTGGAACTCAATGATTTCTTGCTTGGCGAAGAGTGGGCGGGATAGGGAGGCTTTGGAACTCTTTTGTGAAATGAGGGATCAAGATTTTGAGCTAGATGAAGCGACTGTGGTGATTGTGTTGCCTGTTTGTGCTCGTTTGGGGGCTGTTGATGTTGGGCAGTGGATACACTCATACTCAGGTTCTAGAGGGCTTCTGCGAGATGCTATTTCTGTGGGTAATTCGCTTGTTGATTTTTATAGTAAATGTGGAAATTTGGAAGTTGCACGCAGCCTTTTTAATGAAATGCCTCGCAAAAATGTTGTTTCATGGAATGCAATGATCTCAGGTCTGGCATTCAATGGGGAGGGTGAGGTTGGGGTCAAATTGTTTGAGGAGATGATTAACAAAGATACGAGCCCTAATGATGCAACATTTGTAGGCGTTTTAGCATGTTGTGCCCATGCAGGCTTGGTGGAAAGGGGGCGAGAGTTGTTTGCTTCTATGTCTGAAAAACACCAAATTCAACCAAAGCTTGAGCATTATGGTTGTATGGTTGATCTTCTTGGGCGTAGTGGACTTGTGAGGGAGGCTCATGGCTTGATTAGAAACATGCCCATGAAGCCAAATGCTGCTTTATGGGGTGCATTGCTCGGTGCCTGCCGCACTCATGGTGATGTAGAAGTTGCAGAACTTTCTGTTAAAGAGCTGATCAATATTGAACCATGGAATTCTGGTAATTATGTGCTCTTGTCAAATATATATGCA